The window TGGAATAGTCACGCTATGTATAATATCTTCGCTCTCAATAATTACAGACAAGTCTATATAACATAGAAAGGCAGGATGCCCGTGACGTGTACGTGTAGGATGAACCAAATCctcattaaatttgatttttccatTATAAGGGGCTCGTACATGTTCGGCAGTACCTCCTGTAAATACTCCACCGGTATGAAAAGTTCTTAATGTTAGTTGAGTCCCCGGTTCGCCAATAGATTGACCCGCAATAATACCTACAGCTTCCCCCAATTCAACTAGGTCACCATGAGTGGGACTCCGGCCATAACATAATCGACAGATCCAAGATGTACTCCGACAAGTAAAGGGAGTTCGAATAGATATTGATTGTGTTCCAAAGGTTATGAATCGATTGACAAGTCCAATCCCAAGATCTTGATTTCGAAAGGCGACACATCGggaacctatatatatatcgtcTGCTAAGACACGACCAATTAATGTTTGGATAAAAATTCTTTCTGACATCATCCGACTTTTATTTCGAGGACTCACAGAAATCCCTCGGATAGTGCCACAATCCGTTCGACGTACAACAATATGTTGAACTACTTCAACAAGTCGACGCGTAAGATATCCAGCATCTGATGTGCGGACCGCAGTATCTACAACTCCTTTACGGGCTCCATAGcaagaaataatatattctgTTAAAGACAGTCCTTCGCGTAAATTGCTTTGAATAGGTAAATCAATCATTTGTCCTTGGGGATCCGACATTAATCCTCTCATACCTACTAATTGATGTACTTGAGATGCATTTCCTCTAGCTCCCGAAAAAGACATCATATGGACTGGATTGAAAGGGTCCGTCATCCTAAAATTAGGATTCATTTCCTGTCGCAAATATTCACTTGTAGCATACCATATCTCAATAGATTGGCGTAATTTTTCTACCGCATGTACATTCCCATAATGATGGTGTTTTTCCAAAATCAAACTTTGTTGTTCAGCATCTTGGACAAGCCAGCCCTTAGAAGGTATCGTTAAAAGATCATCAATTCCTAATGAAATGGATGTAGCAGTTGCTTGCTGGAAACCCAGAGTCTTTACTTGATCTAGGATGTGTGATGTATATGCCATCCCGAAGTGATCTATTAATCGGCTAATAAGTCGTTTAATAGCAGTTCCATCTATCACTTTATTGTGAAATACCAGATTGGCCCGTTCCGCCATAAGTACCTCCATATTCTGCTGAATGGGATTCGACAATGAGTTTGAGTCAATGATTGCAAAACTTCCTTTTCtcgatcttgattttttaggtCAGGAACTATGTCCGAGTTGACTCGGAGAGGTCCGAATTCACACGGGTGTcctataattctttttttatgaaTACCATATTATTAGGTATCATATGAACAAGCTTGAGAAAAACCTTGTATAGCTTCCTCGATTTCTCgataaaaagaaatatgacCAACTGTGGTtcgaatatatatacaaaaagtttgttttttaCACTTCTTACTATCAGATAGTGTGCATAAATCTCATGATAGTTACCAAAAGATTCATAGTGAACTTCGATAGGAACTTCTTTTGAAGCAATAACGCGTTGATCTAATTGCCACCGAAGCCACAAAGGACTATCTAAATTGATTCTTTTCTGCCGATAAGCTCCAATTGCATCATAGGAATTGCAAAAAAAGGGTTCTTTCATATACTTATAGTTTGTTCGTAAATTCTTtcattttgatagttttttCGATTACATGGATTATATCTGTTTGCACAAATACCTCGACGAGTGCCGCTCGTTAATACATAGAGTCCAATCAGCATATCTTGAGTCGGTACAGAAATGGGATCTCCAATAGCTGGAGATAAGAGATTcatatgagaaaaacataagtAAACGAGCCTCTGCTTGAGCTTCTAAAGATAAAGGCACATGAACAGCCATTTGATCCCCATCAAAGTCTGCATTGAACCCCTTACAAACTAATGGATGTAAACAAATAGTGCGTCCTTCCACTAAAATGGGTTGGAATGACTGTATGCCTAATCTATGTAGAGTAGGTGCTCTATTCAGTAATACGGGATGCCCCTGCATAACTTCTTGAAGGATTTCCCAGACAATCGGCTTTTTTTCACGAATTTGACTCTTAGCAACTCCTATGTTCGAAGCCAGATGTTGTCTAATTAGACCACGAATTACAAATGTCTGGAAGAGCTCTATTGCTATTTCGCGAGGCAATCCACAGCGATGTAATGAAAGTGAGGGTCCAACGACAATCACCGAACGCCCCGAATAATCGACCCGTTTGCCAAGCAGAGTCTCGCGAAATCTTCCCTCTTTTCCTTCAATTACATCTGAAAATGACTTGTAAACCTTATTATGACCATCCCTCATGGGTTGTCCACGGATTCCATTATCAAGAAGTGTATCCACGGCTTCTTGTACCAATTTTTCCTGACACATTACTAATTCCCCTGGTGTAGATCTACTTGTTGTTAATAGATCAGTAAGAGTATTGTTCCGATAGATAACTCTTCTATAGAGTTCATTAATATCTGAACTCATCAGTTTACCCCCTTCTATCTGAATGATGGGTCTCAACTCGGGAGGCAGAACCGGTAAGAGACATAAAATCATCCATTCCGGTTCTATATTTGTTCGAATAAAATGCTTAGCTAATTCCATACGTCTAACTAAAAAATCTTTTCTTCTTACAATTTTCGATCTTCCCATTCATTCCCCGTGGGACCTTCTTCTCCTAATTGTTTCCATTCTACCAACGAATTTTCTATAATAATTCGCAAATCTAAATCGGCTAATTGTTCTCGGATAGCACCCGCCCCAGTAGAAATTTCTCGATTTCTAAATATATCGAAACCTTGAGTAGTAAAAAAAAGTGGGATGCTGTATTTCCAGGATTGAATTTcatattcaaatgaacctcgTAATCGTAAGAAAGTAGGTTTTTTCGTTATGGGCCTAGCAAAAGAAAAATTGGGATAGGGTCCACTATATGATCTCCCCCCCTCAAAACCGGACATGAAAGTTTCCTCTCATCCGGCTCAAGTAGTTATATCAAATAAAGATAAAGAAAGGGGTCGCACTTTccaattgtattttataaaatcaagtgAAAACCCAAAAAGAATCTACGCCTTACTCAAGTTCTCAGTGCAAACCAACCACCATTTCATTGATTCAATTAATTCTTCTTTGATTTCTATTTAGATTCTTTAGTGAATTCAAAATTACGAcagaaaaaaatgtcaaattctTGAGTAGTCTACTTCCCTTCGAATGCCGGAATACTTTTTACCTTAAGTGAAAGGAATGCCTTAGAATTCATACGGGATTTATTTGTCTATGTATTGTTCCATTCGATCTTTTAGGTCCTGCGTTACCTCGATGGTTATGCCACAATATTCTTAAAGCTTATATGCGATGTATAGACTTCTCCAACCATGACATATTTGTTTACTTCAATATAAAAAACCAAATTTCTTTTCGTTTAGAAAGATAAGGGAATGCTTAATTCGACAAAAAAAAGGTCTTCTTTTCACGAGGTACGACTATCAATTTGaagtactttttttttactgaatcgACCATAGACCAATCGCCCTTGTTATTTGGGAGTATTGAATACACCCACAAGTCTGAGCTTCATGTTACTCTTTTCAAGAGACATGTCAGATCGAGGGCATCCCAAATTGATTGAAGGGGATGAGAGTTTatcattcttaaaaataaaaatttcgatCAAATCACACATCGCAGTATACTAGACCTTCTAATTCTTTAAGAGGTTTATCTAAAAGATTCGCAATATAACTAGGAAGACGTTTCAAATACCATACATGAGTTACAGGACATGTCAGTTTTATGTATCCCATTTGATATCTTCGTATCCGAGAATCAACAAATTCAACTCCACATTGTTCACAAAATTGCGAGTCTTCTTTTTCATCTCCGATCACTCGATAATTTCCACAAGCGCAAATTCCACTCTTTATAGGCCCAAAAATCCTTTCACAAAATAATCCATCTTTTTCCGGTTTATTGGTTTTGTAATGAAAAGTATAGGGTTTTGTCACCTCTCCAACTATCTCTCCATTAGGTATTTTTTTAGTGGCCCAAGCACTTATTTGCTGAGGAGAAACTAATCCAATTCGGAGTTGTTGATGTTTATACCGATCGATCATATAAGAAATTTTGTGATTCATTCCGATTAAACTTCCTTCCTATTAATCTGGAAATTCTTCTCAGATACAAGGAAATGATTCAGTTCCAGAGCCAAAGATCGTAGTTCTCGAACAAGTAATCGAAAAGATTCTGGAGCATCTTCTGGTTTAGGTATTGTTCCTCCAATGATAGTGGTACCAAGTACTTCTTGGCGAGCTCTAATATGATCAGATTTATAAGTAAGCATCTCTTGTAGGATCCCCACCTACACAAGAAAATTGTTGATAAAactccaaaatagcattttcttttgacccaattttttttttctccttatcGGTTAAGAAAGATAAGAAAATTTCAGGGTAGCAAACATTCTCTAGAATTTCTCTTAGATTCGAACCCATAGCTGATGATAGAACTAGAATAGATATTTCTGTTTCCTACTCACACGAGCCCATATTCTTGCTTTTTTATCAATCTCTAATTCTAGCCTGCCCCCCCAATCTGATATTATGGTGCCGGTATAGACCGAAATCCCGttatgatccaattctgactggTAATAGATACCAGgactttgtaatatttgattgaTCACAACTCGGTATATTCCGTTTACTATAGAAGTTCCAAGGGAATTCATTAAAGGAATGTTTCCAATAAAAATTCTTTGTTCTTGCATATTCCTATTGGTTTTCCAATTAATCCCGCGGATACATATAATTCAGAAGAATATGTAAGTAATTCATAGACAGCATCTCGTTCTTTTATCAGAGGTTCTACCAATTGATATTTCCACAAATAATTGAAATTCAATTTCGTGATCTATATCTTCAATTTTTGGAAATTGCgaaagttcttctattaaacccTGATCAATAAACCGATAAAACCCTTCAAATTGTATCTGATTAAATCCGGGTATTGTAGATGTTCCCTCTTTTCCATCCCCGAGCatcttttttgaatttatcatttatccgtttattttaaaaatcccaTATCTCATTCTTCACCGAATCATATAGATAGAATTCGATCTAGCAATAATGGAATTTCTATTCTGTTTACTGAATCACATGAAATTTTATCCAACTCCAAGATATATGGAATGTATGAAATCCGTATGAACGGAGACTAGATTCaattggaatttttttataagaaagagATCCGAATGGAACAGAATTTAGAAATACCGCTGGAACTTATGGAGTTTTGTAACGActagaaaaaaagtaatttcaTTTTCACCTATGATATTACATATTCCAATTCGATCGCATACCATAAAAAACGGTATTCATGATAGGATCTGTTCGAGCAGATaaacatataagaaatagaaaacttttttttaaacactttactttttcatgtatttgtatttcattgttcaaaaaaatagttGCAGAAAAAAGATGGATTTTTACCTATTTTGAATAGAATATTTAGAATATCATTGAATTGAAGTAGGTAAGAAAacgtatgtttttttatttattaattttaattattattaaaataaaaaagaatgcacaggtatatatatatgtctctttttcttcttttattgtgGTACAGTTCTATTTGGAACAGCACATGCTGTGctctaccaaaaattaaaaatttttttcaatgtattcaatgaaaaatttcAATACAAAAATTTATTGAGAATTACTCCTCAAAAGCATCCCTAGAGAGATAAAATACCCCATTATAGAGCTATACAAGGTAACGTATGTTCTGATTCTGGGGTTTACATATACTCATTATTAGTGTTATAATTCAAATGGAAgaagatttctttttaattgaaaaaactcaaaatagattagttataaatctatttctaatgattttcttatcttatattattagaaataaaaaatgtaaatttgaattcaaaaaagGTCATGAATTTACAGTCAATAGTTAATGGTTCTGATTTGTACTAGATTCTATATTTTGTGActgaaaatctatatttttttcggagttgaaaaaaaaacaagagaaaatttGAATCTAGTACAAATCATTTTGGCGGCATGGCCGAGTGGTAAGGCGGGGGACTGCAAATCCTTTTCCCCAGTTCAAATCCGGGTGCCGCCTCAACAGGAGACTTGAAATCTCCTGTTATAAAACTATAACAAACGTAGGAAAAGACTCTTGATACTTTCTTTTCGTGATTCTAAGCCCCTGGCTCTCGAGGTTCTATTCTCTAACCTAAAGTTTTACCTATCAGATTAGAGGAAAACTAAAACGAGTGGAGGGAAATCCATTAGATTGGATAGGCAGAGAGGGaattaaattaatagttttGGAAAGGATCTAAGATACTTTGGATATAGACTCATGAAAGTGTCGGAATGCTCAGACATTCAATCAATATTAGATTAGATGAAGAATTGCCTTTCGTTTtacttcaaataaaaataaaaaacgataaaagaaagaaaaagattattCTTTCTACATATGAGTCAGATTTTTGGATACTTCGAAAAGTATCTGTTTACTTGTGTTTACATCTTGTCGATTCTACTAGAAATTctataattaagaataactcaGTATAAGATAAGTGGATTTTTGGAGTAGTTCATCAATGGTGACCAAATATCTCTCCCTTTTTTGACTCTGCACCAGTGATTTCACTATTATTAGTGAACAATAATGGAAAAGTTTCTTCATATTCATAGGGGACAGAATTCACATGGATATAGTAAGTCTCGCATGGGCTGGTTTAATGGTAGTTTTTACATTTTCCCTCTCTCTCGTAGTGTGGGGAAGAAGTGGACTCTAGAAGTACTCCTAATTGCGATAATAATCAAACTCTATCAACTGTATCAATTGTTTTAGTTTCTAGACCGGCCGGCAATTTTTTTAAGatctttttttagaaattggatttatgttttgttttattgactcattttattttttgatatcaGAGTTTATACCGTTAACCATTCATGGGATAACCCCTTTCGAAATCTCAAGAGGTTTCCATCGAATTCGGATTATCCGTattaaatggatcaaacaaacaaatgaaATTGAGAAAGTATGTACATAGATTTCTAttctatattaattatatttaaatttataaagaaaaagagagatatgGGGGATTCCTTTATATTAGATATTTCATTGTATCTTTATACATTACATAACCATAATGGCTAGTATGGTAGAAAGAGATCTCTTCTACCTACTAGCGGGCCCCTTAGGATTTACTATGAATTATCTAATGCATTCCTTTCATTTAGACGAGAAATTGACATCTTTTGTGTCAATTGATAGTCGAATTtattcaaattaattattttgacatcGTTTTTACGAAATTATAATCAAAAAGCAGTAGGAAACGAGAATGAAGAGTTCAGTATGGGATTAAATCCCGagatattgacaaaaaaaaaaaataataataaacgaTTTAATTATGGAAGTCAATATTCTTGCATTTATTGCTACTGCACTCTTCATTCTCGTTCCTACTGCTTTTTGCTTATAATTTACGTAAAACGGttagtcaaaataattaatttgaataCAATTTGACTATCAATGACAAAAAAGGATGTCAATTTCTCGTCTTAAATGAAAGGAATGCATTAGATTCAGTAGTATCCTAAGGGGCCCGCTAGTATGGTAGAAAGAGATCTCTTTCTACCATACTAGCCATTATGGTTATTGTAATGTATAAAGATACAAGTGAAATATCTTAATATAAAGGAATCCACCcatatctctctttttctttataaatgtaaatataaattaatatagaatATGAAATCTATGTACATACTTTCTCAATttcatttgtttgtttgatccatttaatACGGATAATCCGAATTCGATGGAAACCTCTTGAGATTTCGAAAGGGGGTTATCCCATGAATGGTTAACGGTATAAACTCtgatatcaaaaaataaaatgagtcaataaaacaaaacataaatccaatttctaaaaaaagatcttaaaaaaaattgccgGCCGGTCTAGAAAACTAAAACAATTGATACAGGTTGATAGAGTTTGATTATTATCGCAATTAGGAGTACTTCTAGAGTCCACTTCTTCCCCACACTACGAGAGAGAGGGAAAATGTAAAAACTACCATTAAACCAGCCCATGCGAGACTTACTATATCCATGTGAATTCTGTCCCCTATGAATATGAAGAAACTTTTCCATTATTGTTCACTAATAATAGTGAAATCACTGGTGCAGAGTCAAAAAAAGGGAGAGATATTTGGTCACCATTGATGAACTACTCCAAAAAATCCACTTATCTTATACtgagttattcttaattatagAATTTCTAGTAGAATCGACAAGATGTAAACACAAGTAAACAGATACTTTTCGAAGTATCCAAAAAATCTGACTCATATGTAGAAAGaataatcttttttctttcttttatcgttttttattttatttgaagtaAAACGAAAGGCAATTCTTCATCTAATCTAATATTGATTGAATGTCTGAGCATTCCGACACTTTCATGAGTCTATATCCAAAGTATCTTAGATCCTTTCCaaaactattaatttaattCCCTCTCTGCCTATCCAATCTAATGGATTTCCCTCCACTCGTTTTAGTTTTCCTCTAATCTGATAGGTAAAACTTTAGGTTAGAGAATAGAACCTCGAGAGCCAGGGGCTTAGAATCACGAAAAGAAAGTATCAAGAGTCTTTTCCTACGTTTGTTATAGTTTTATAACAGGAGATTTCAAGTCTCCTGTTGAGGCGGCACCCGGATTTGAACTGGGGAAAAAGGATTTGCAGTCCCCCGCCTTACCACTCGGCCATGCCGCCAAAATGATTTGTACTAGATTCaaattttctcttgtttttttttcaactccgaaaaaaaatatagattttcagTCACAAAATATAGAATCTAGTACAAATCAGAACCATTAACTATTGACTGTAAATTCATGACcttttttgaattcaaatttacattttttatttctaataatataagataagaaaatcattagaaatagatttataactaatctattttgagttttttcaattaaaaagaaatcttcTTCCATTTGAATTATAACACTAATAATGAGTATATGTAAACCCCAGAATCAGAACATACGTTACCTTGTATAGCTCTATAATGGGGTATTTTATCTCTCTAGGGATGCTTTTGAGGAGTAATTCTCAATAAATTTTTGTATTgaaatttttcattgaatacattgaaaaaaatttttaatttttggtagagCACAGCATGTGCTGTTCCAAATAGAACTGTACcacaataaaagaagaaaaagagacatatatatatacctgtgcatttttttattttaataataattaaaattaataaataaaaaaacatacgtTTTCTTACCTACTTCAATTCAATGATATTCTAAATATTCTATTCAAAATAGGTAAAAATCCATCTTTTTTCTGCaactatttttttgaacaatgaaatacaaatacatgaaaaagtaaagtgtttaaaaaaaagttttctatttcttatatgtttATCTGCTCGAACAGATCCTATCATGAATACCGTTTTTTATGGTATGCGATCGAATTGGAATATGTAATATCATAGGTGAAAAtgaaattactttttttctagTCGTTACAAAACTCCATAAGTTCCAGCGGTATTTCTAAATTCTGTTCCATTCGGATCtcttcttataaaaaaaattccaattgaATCTAGTCTCCGTTCATACGGATTTCATACATTCCATATATCTTGGAGTTGGATAAAATTTCATGTGATTCAGTAAACAGAATAGAAATTCCATTATTGCTAGATCGAATTCTATCTATATGATTCGGTGAAGAATGAGATAtgggatttttaaaataaacggataaatgataaattcaaaaaagatGCTCGGGGATGGAAAAGAGGGAACATCTACAATACCCGGATTTAATCAGATACAATTTGAAGGGTTTTATCGGTTTATTGATCAgggtttaatagaagaactttcGCAATTTCCAAAAATTGAAGATATAGATCACGAAATTGAATTTCAATTATTTGTGGAAACATATCAATTGGTAGAACCTCTGATAAAAGAACGAGATGCTGTCTATGAATTACTTACATATTCTTCTGAATTATATGTATCCGCGGGATTAATTTGGAAAACCAATAGGAATATGCAAGAACAAAGAATTTTTATTGGAAACATTCCTTTAATGAATTCCCTTGGAACTTCTATAGTAAACGGAATATACCGAGTTGTGAtcaatcaaatattacaaagtcCTGGTATCTATTAccagtcagaattggatcataaCGGGATTTCGGTCTATACCGGCACCATAATATCAGATTGGGGGGGCAGGCTAGAATTAGAGATTGATAAAAAAGCAAGAATATGGGCTCGTGTGAGTAGGAAACAGAAAATATCTATTCTAGTTCTATCATCAGCTATGGGTTCGAATCTAAGAGAAATTCTAGAGAATGTTTGCTACCCTGAAATTTTCTTATCTTTCTTAACCgataaggagaaaaaaaaaattgggtcaaaagaaaatgctattttggagtTTTATCAACAATTTTCTTGTGTAGGTGGGGATCCAACAAGAGATGCTTACTTATAAATCTGATCATATTAGAGCTCGCCAAGAAGTACTTGGTACCACTATCATTGGAGGAACAATACCTAAACCAGAAGATGCTCCAGAATCTTTTCGATTACTTGTTCGAGAACTACGATCTTTGGCTCTGGAACTGAATCATTTCCTTGTATCTGAGAAGAATTTCCAGATTAATAGGAAGGAAGTTTAATCGGAATGAATCACAAAATTTCTTATATGATCGATCGGTATAAACATCAACAACTCCGAATTGGATTAGTTTCTCCTCAGCAAATAAGTGCTTGGGCCACTAAAAAAATACCTAATGGAGAGATAGTTGGAGAGGTGACAAAACCCTATACTTTTCATTACAAAACCAATAAACCGGAAAAAGATGGATTATTTTGTGAAAGGATTTTTGGGCCTATAAAGAGTGGAATTTGCGCTTGTGGAAATTATCGAGTGATCGGAGATGAAAAAGAAGACTCGCAATTTTGTGAACAATGTGGAGTTGAATTTGTTGATTCTCGGATACGAAGATATCAAATGGGATACATAAAACTGACATGTCCTGTAACTCATGTATGGTATTTGAAACGTCTTCCTAGTTATATTGCGAATCTTTTAGATAAACCTCTTAAAGA of the Brassica napus cultivar Da-Ae unplaced genomic scaffold, Da-Ae ScsIHWf_1848;HRSCAF=2484, whole genome shotgun sequence genome contains:
- the LOC125599384 gene encoding DNA-directed RNA polymerase subunit beta'-like, which encodes MGRSKIVRRKDFLVRRMELAKHFIRTNIEPEWMILCLLPVLPPELRPIIQIEGGKLMSSDINELYRRVIYRNNTLTDLLTTSRSTPGELVMCQEKLVQEAVDTLLDNGIRGQPMRDGHNKVYKSFSDVIEGKEGRFRETLLGKRVDYSGRSVIVVGPSLSLHRCGLPREIAIELFQTFVIRGLIRQHLASNIGVAKSQIREKKPIVWEILQEVMQGHPVLLNRAPTLHRLGIQSFQPILVEGRTICLHPLVCKGFNADFDGDQMAVHVPLSLEAQAEARLLMFFSYESLISSYWRSHFCTDSRYADWTLCINERHSSRYLCKQI